Proteins encoded in a region of the Natronorubrum halophilum genome:
- the uvrB gene encoding excinuclease ABC subunit UvrB, with translation MSETRGPLQPDRPDVDRPFEVDAPFDPAGDQPEAIEQLAAGFDSGMDKQTLLGVTGSGKTNTVSWVLEEVQKPTLVIAHNKTLAAQLYEEFRNLFPENAVEYFVSYYDYYQPEAYVEQSDTYIDKDASINDEIDRLRHSATRSLLTRGDVIVVASVSAIYGLGDPRNYIDMSLRLEVGEEVGRDELLARLVDLNYERNDVDFTQGTFRVRGDTIEIYPMYGRYAVRVELWGDEIDRMVKVDPLEGKTQGDQQAVLIHPAEHYSIPETTLEDAMDEIRDDLDSRISYFERNGDLISAQRIDERTTFDLEMMQETGYCSGIENYSVYLSDRESGEAPYTLLDYFPDDFLTVVDESHVTLPQIRGQYAGDKSRKDSLVDNGFRLPTAYDNRPLTFEEFQEKTDQTLYVSATPSDYEREESDRIVEQIVRPTHLVDPQIETAPASGQVDDLMDRIDTRIERDERTLVTTLTKRMAEDLTEFLEESGVNVAYMHDETDTLERHEIIRSLRLGEIDVLVGINLLREGLDIPEVSLVAILDADQEGFLRSETTLVQTMGRAARNVNGEVVLYADEPSNAMESAIEETQRRREIQRTYNEERGLEPTTIEKDVSEANLPGSKTDTSSVSGKELADDDEAARYVEELEDRMEEAAGNLEFELAADIRDRIREVREEFELEGGDEGIAPPTEEF, from the coding sequence ATGAGCGAGACTCGAGGGCCCCTCCAGCCGGACCGTCCCGACGTCGACCGCCCGTTCGAGGTCGACGCCCCCTTCGACCCCGCGGGCGACCAACCCGAGGCGATCGAGCAGTTAGCCGCGGGCTTCGACTCGGGAATGGACAAACAGACCTTACTCGGGGTGACCGGGTCGGGCAAGACCAACACCGTCTCGTGGGTGCTGGAGGAGGTCCAGAAGCCGACGCTCGTCATCGCCCACAACAAGACGCTGGCGGCCCAGTTGTACGAGGAGTTCCGGAACCTCTTCCCCGAAAACGCCGTCGAGTACTTCGTCTCCTACTACGACTACTACCAGCCCGAGGCCTACGTCGAGCAGAGCGACACCTACATCGACAAAGACGCCTCGATCAACGACGAGATCGACCGACTTCGCCACTCCGCGACGCGCTCGTTGCTGACGCGCGGGGACGTCATCGTCGTCGCGAGCGTCTCCGCGATCTACGGCCTCGGCGACCCGCGCAACTACATCGACATGTCGCTTCGACTCGAGGTCGGCGAGGAGGTCGGTCGCGACGAGTTGCTGGCGCGACTGGTCGACCTGAACTACGAGCGCAACGACGTCGACTTCACGCAAGGTACGTTCCGCGTCCGCGGCGATACGATCGAGATCTACCCGATGTACGGCCGCTACGCCGTCCGCGTCGAACTCTGGGGCGACGAGATCGACCGCATGGTCAAGGTTGACCCGCTCGAGGGGAAGACGCAGGGCGACCAGCAGGCCGTGTTGATCCACCCGGCGGAGCACTACTCCATCCCGGAGACGACGCTCGAGGACGCGATGGACGAGATTCGCGACGACCTCGACTCCCGAATCTCGTACTTCGAGCGCAACGGCGACCTGATCTCGGCCCAGCGCATCGACGAGCGGACCACGTTCGACCTCGAGATGATGCAGGAGACGGGCTACTGTTCGGGGATCGAAAACTACTCCGTCTACCTCTCGGATCGCGAATCCGGCGAGGCTCCCTACACTCTCCTGGACTACTTCCCCGATGACTTCCTGACCGTGGTCGACGAATCCCACGTGACCCTGCCCCAGATCCGGGGCCAGTACGCCGGCGACAAGTCCCGGAAGGACTCGCTGGTCGATAACGGGTTCCGGCTCCCGACCGCGTACGACAACCGTCCGCTCACGTTCGAGGAGTTCCAGGAGAAGACCGACCAGACGCTGTACGTCAGCGCGACGCCGAGCGACTACGAGCGCGAGGAGAGCGACCGGATCGTCGAACAGATCGTTCGCCCGACCCACCTCGTCGATCCGCAGATCGAGACCGCACCGGCAAGCGGCCAGGTCGACGACCTGATGGATCGCATCGATACCCGAATCGAACGCGACGAGCGGACCCTCGTGACGACGCTCACGAAGCGGATGGCCGAGGACCTGACCGAGTTCCTCGAGGAATCGGGCGTCAATGTCGCGTACATGCACGACGAGACGGACACCTTAGAGCGCCACGAGATCATCCGCTCGCTTCGGCTCGGCGAGATCGACGTCCTCGTCGGGATCAACCTCCTGCGGGAGGGACTGGACATCCCCGAGGTGAGTCTGGTCGCCATCCTGGACGCCGACCAAGAGGGATTCCTCCGGAGCGAAACCACGCTCGTCCAGACGATGGGGCGGGCCGCCCGGAACGTCAACGGCGAGGTCGTCCTCTACGCCGACGAGCCCTCGAACGCCATGGAGTCCGCGATCGAGGAGACGCAGCGCCGCCGCGAGATTCAGCGGACGTACAACGAGGAACGCGGCCTCGAGCCGACGACGATCGAGAAGGACGTCAGCGAGGCCAACCTTCCGGGAAGCAAAACCGACACCTCGAGCGTTTCCGGAAAGGAACTCGCGGACGACGACGAGGCCGCCCGCTACGTCGAGGAACTCGAGGACCGCATGGAAGAGGCGGCGGGCAACCTCGAGTTCGAGTTGGCGGCCGATATCCGCGACCGGATTCGGGAAGTTCGCGAGGAGTTCGAACTCGAGGGCGGCGACGAGGGAATCGCGCCGCCGACCGAGGAGTTCTGA
- a CDS encoding DUF7553 family protein translates to MTEQLQQARDDLEEAAKSADDDVRDDIRETAEAFADYTMSDTEPDHAILDERLNTLRQARERADGNTRDKLESAIETTEDYREGIDQA, encoded by the coding sequence ATGACGGAGCAACTCCAGCAGGCTCGCGACGACCTCGAAGAAGCGGCGAAGTCGGCCGACGACGACGTCCGCGACGATATCCGGGAAACCGCCGAGGCCTTCGCCGACTACACGATGAGCGATACGGAACCCGATCACGCGATCCTCGACGAGCGACTCAACACGCTCCGACAGGCCCGCGAGCGGGCGGACGGTAACACCAGGGACAAACTCGAGTCGGCCATCGAGACGACCGAAGACTACCGCGAAGGGATCGACCAGGCCTAG
- a CDS encoding DUF4177 domain-containing protein, with product MSRSSGSNWQYKVLEPPRGPTMEEAVDPTAELNDLGTDGWELVTTIEYTGGGTKYLVFKRPESATDE from the coding sequence ATGAGCCGATCTTCCGGTTCAAACTGGCAGTACAAGGTTCTCGAGCCACCGCGCGGTCCGACGATGGAGGAGGCGGTCGATCCGACGGCGGAACTGAACGACCTCGGCACCGACGGCTGGGAGCTCGTGACGACCATCGAGTACACCGGTGGCGGCACGAAGTACCTCGTCTTCAAACGACCCGAGAGCGCTACCGATGAGTGA
- a CDS encoding saccharopine dehydrogenase family protein, giving the protein MGTLLIYGSYGFVGALIAREAIDRGLDPVLAGRNRDRLREQVDDLEQPGRRFDLEDPAVVAEALADVDCVLNCAGPFSNTAEALVEGCLESEAEYVDITGEIPVIEALEDRDDEAIDAGVTLLPAAAFSTVPMDCLAAHLADRLPDATDLALGVDSVRVPSVGTLRTVIEGAEDGGTIRRGGTLEDVPAAWRTRRIDFGRGDRPAVTMPTGDVSSAYYTTGIPNVEIYAVMPQPARTALRLHRDLAPILASNPVQWTLERLTGIREGPSERARERGSAYLWGEARSGDERVVARLRTPDPYIVTVDAAVTATQRVLAGDAADGFQTAAGAFGAEFVLDLDGAEGFFDDSSPEATSPTNPLLR; this is encoded by the coding sequence ATGGGTACGCTGTTGATCTACGGCTCGTACGGCTTCGTCGGAGCGCTGATCGCTCGAGAGGCGATCGACCGCGGACTGGACCCGGTTCTCGCCGGCCGTAACCGTGACCGGCTTCGCGAGCAGGTCGACGACCTCGAGCAGCCGGGACGACGGTTCGATCTCGAGGATCCCGCGGTCGTCGCGGAGGCTCTCGCAGACGTCGACTGCGTCCTGAACTGTGCCGGCCCGTTCTCGAACACCGCCGAGGCACTCGTCGAGGGCTGTCTCGAGAGCGAGGCGGAGTACGTCGATATCACGGGCGAGATCCCCGTCATCGAAGCGCTCGAGGATCGAGACGACGAGGCGATCGACGCCGGCGTCACCCTGCTACCGGCCGCCGCCTTTTCGACGGTTCCGATGGACTGTCTCGCCGCGCACCTCGCGGATCGGCTACCGGACGCGACCGACCTCGCGCTGGGCGTCGACTCCGTTCGAGTGCCGTCGGTCGGCACGCTCAGAACGGTGATCGAAGGTGCCGAAGACGGCGGGACGATCCGCCGCGGCGGGACCCTCGAGGACGTGCCCGCGGCGTGGCGGACCCGACGGATCGACTTCGGCCGCGGGGATCGTCCGGCCGTAACGATGCCGACGGGAGACGTTTCGAGCGCCTACTACACGACGGGGATCCCGAACGTCGAGATATACGCGGTGATGCCGCAGCCGGCTCGAACGGCCCTCAGACTCCACCGCGATCTCGCGCCGATACTCGCTTCGAACCCCGTGCAGTGGACGCTCGAGCGTCTCACCGGCATCCGCGAGGGGCCGTCGGAGCGGGCGCGCGAACGCGGCTCGGCGTATCTCTGGGGCGAAGCGCGCTCCGGCGATGAGCGCGTCGTCGCTCGCCTTCGAACGCCCGATCCGTACATCGTGACCGTCGATGCGGCCGTGACAGCTACGCAGCGGGTGCTCGCCGGCGATGCGGCCGACGGCTTCCAGACGGCGGCCGGCGCGTTCGGAGCCGAGTTCGTCCTGGACCTCGACGGCGCGGAGGGATTCTTCGACGACTCGAGCCCGGAAGCGACGTCGCCGACCAATCCGCTTCTTCGGTAG
- a CDS encoding ORC1-type DNA replication protein, whose product MVDDPDGGMLSWDESVFKNEHVFEIDYVPETFKHREGQTQSLTYALRPAVRGSRPLNVMVRGPPGTGKTTAIQKLFDEVGAQTSDVRTIRVNCQVNATRYSVFSRLFEGTFDYEPPSSGISFKKLFGQIAEKLVEEDRVLVVALDDVNYLFYENEASDTLYSLLRAHEEYPGAKIGVVVVSSDPALDVIDELDSRVQSVFRPEDVYFPVYDQPEIVDILDERIRRGFNDGVISRETVARVAELTAESGDLRVGIDLLRRAGLNAEMRASRTVEMEDVEEAYEKSKYINLSRSLSGLAGTERTLLEVIANNDGDQAGDVYEAFRERTDLGYTRYSEIVNKLDQLGLIDADYTEVDGRGRSRSLTLSYEKDAVLDRLE is encoded by the coding sequence ATGGTGGACGACCCCGACGGGGGGATGTTGTCGTGGGACGAGTCGGTGTTCAAAAACGAGCACGTCTTCGAAATCGACTACGTTCCCGAGACGTTCAAGCACCGCGAGGGCCAGACCCAGAGCCTGACGTACGCGTTGCGTCCAGCGGTGCGCGGGTCGCGGCCGCTCAACGTCATGGTTCGCGGACCGCCGGGAACCGGCAAGACGACGGCGATCCAGAAACTGTTCGACGAGGTGGGTGCCCAGACCAGCGACGTGCGCACGATCCGCGTCAACTGTCAGGTGAACGCAACCCGGTACTCGGTGTTCTCGAGGCTGTTCGAGGGCACGTTCGACTACGAGCCGCCGTCCTCCGGAATTTCGTTCAAGAAGCTGTTCGGCCAGATCGCGGAGAAACTCGTCGAAGAGGACCGCGTCCTCGTCGTCGCCTTGGACGACGTCAACTACCTCTTCTACGAGAACGAGGCGAGCGATACGCTCTACTCGCTCCTGCGGGCCCACGAGGAGTACCCCGGCGCGAAGATCGGTGTCGTCGTCGTCTCCTCCGACCCCGCACTGGACGTCATCGACGAACTCGACTCCCGCGTCCAGAGCGTCTTCCGCCCCGAAGACGTCTACTTCCCGGTCTACGACCAGCCCGAGATCGTCGACATCCTCGACGAACGGATCAGACGCGGGTTCAACGACGGCGTCATCTCGAGGGAGACCGTCGCACGCGTCGCCGAACTCACCGCCGAGAGCGGCGACCTCCGCGTCGGGATCGACCTGCTGCGCCGGGCCGGGCTGAACGCCGAGATGCGGGCCAGCCGCACCGTCGAGATGGAAGACGTCGAAGAGGCCTACGAGAAGTCGAAGTACATCAACCTCTCGCGCAGCCTCTCGGGACTGGCCGGCACGGAGCGGACGCTGCTCGAGGTGATCGCGAACAACGACGGCGATCAGGCCGGCGACGTCTACGAGGCGTTCCGCGAGCGAACGGACCTCGGCTACACGCGCTACTCCGAGATCGTCAACAAACTCGACCAACTGGGACTGATCGACGCCGACTACACGGAGGTCGACGGTCGCGGTCGCTCGCGGTCGCTCACGCTCTCCTACGAGAAGGACGCGGTGTTGGACCGACTCGAGTGA
- a CDS encoding DUF1059 domain-containing protein — MPYRFSCSSGNCQFMVRSSSADEVERLVRAHVRMTHGSRIAPADLEREVERIELA, encoded by the coding sequence ATGCCCTACCGATTTTCGTGTTCGAGCGGGAACTGTCAGTTCATGGTTCGCTCGAGCAGTGCCGACGAGGTCGAACGGCTGGTGCGAGCGCACGTCCGAATGACCCACGGGAGTCGAATCGCACCGGCGGATCTCGAGCGAGAGGTGGAGCGAATCGAACTGGCCTGA
- a CDS encoding MutS-related protein, giving the protein MDLESIPGVGEKTARALDALDDPEGALRAGDVAAIATAPGISQGRAARIARGAIRLEHDDPGGFLATDRAREVYRNVLALLKSRTVTDYAAQRLETIYPSPRRSRIEDVQAFAREALEREYDTAVLDSLEGVEPLEQPGDVRVRERCLATTDAERYSEAREAVPELSVEIIEDAQGLAELARGYSTVIALDESFAGVTVDGDVQVRPDALETTAEVVPERPLAFFARNRDRLQAAVEVHRTAGLETACDLAALEDGLLRLEADGTVAGDDELDRLTTAVDDLDAAAGTAESVANDHLREAIREEDVTIEGSDLLSLVERGAGVDSLLSRELADEYAAAVDAAREHLIEALDLDQGEAELARRIFGDEPTFPVERDEDVVGRLREELTAAKERRAGRLKRDLAGDLADRREDAQRLVRNALELDVELAIARFGREFECTMPEFVETDDSAGSPGRVGFAIDGGRSPLLDEPLEEIDPVDYEVADVALLSGVNSGGKTSMLDLVASVVVLAHMGLPVPAERVRLRRFDDLHYHAKTQGTLDAGAFESTVREFADLAQGGEGSLVLVDELESITEPGASAKIIAGILEALSENGATAVFVSHLAGEIREMADYDVTVDGIEAVGLVDGDLEVNRSPVKDHLARSTPELIVEKLATEAGGAVAANGGSAAAGDTEPIFYDRLLEKFE; this is encoded by the coding sequence ATGGATCTCGAGTCGATTCCGGGCGTCGGCGAAAAGACAGCGCGGGCGCTGGACGCACTCGACGACCCCGAAGGCGCTCTTCGGGCGGGCGACGTCGCGGCGATCGCGACCGCACCGGGGATCAGCCAGGGTCGAGCTGCCCGCATCGCCCGCGGAGCGATTCGGCTGGAACACGACGATCCCGGCGGGTTCCTCGCGACCGATCGCGCCCGCGAGGTTTACCGGAACGTTCTCGCGTTGCTCAAATCGCGCACGGTCACCGACTACGCCGCCCAGCGACTCGAGACGATCTATCCCAGTCCGCGCCGGTCGCGTATCGAGGACGTACAGGCGTTCGCACGCGAGGCGCTCGAGCGCGAGTACGATACCGCCGTTCTCGACTCCCTCGAGGGCGTCGAACCCCTCGAGCAGCCGGGCGACGTCCGGGTTCGGGAGCGGTGTCTGGCGACGACCGACGCCGAGCGGTACTCGGAAGCGCGCGAAGCCGTTCCGGAACTCTCCGTGGAGATCATCGAAGACGCCCAGGGGTTGGCCGAACTCGCCCGGGGCTACTCGACGGTGATCGCGCTCGACGAGTCGTTCGCCGGCGTCACCGTCGACGGCGACGTGCAGGTCAGACCCGATGCGCTCGAGACCACCGCGGAGGTCGTTCCCGAACGTCCGCTGGCCTTTTTCGCGCGCAACCGAGACCGGCTGCAAGCCGCCGTCGAGGTCCACCGAACGGCCGGGCTCGAGACCGCTTGCGACCTCGCCGCCCTCGAGGACGGGTTATTGCGACTCGAGGCCGACGGAACGGTCGCGGGAGACGACGAACTCGATCGGTTGACGACGGCGGTCGACGATCTGGACGCGGCCGCGGGGACGGCCGAGAGCGTCGCCAACGACCACCTCCGCGAGGCGATCCGCGAGGAGGACGTGACGATCGAGGGTTCGGATCTGCTCTCGCTGGTCGAACGCGGGGCCGGCGTCGACTCGCTGCTCTCGCGCGAGCTCGCGGACGAGTACGCGGCGGCGGTCGATGCGGCCCGCGAGCACCTGATCGAGGCGCTCGACCTCGATCAGGGCGAGGCCGAACTGGCCCGCCGGATCTTCGGCGACGAGCCGACGTTTCCGGTCGAGCGTGACGAGGACGTCGTCGGGCGGCTGCGCGAGGAGCTGACGGCGGCGAAAGAGCGCCGCGCCGGGCGACTCAAACGCGATCTCGCGGGGGATCTCGCCGACCGGCGCGAGGACGCCCAGCGGCTGGTCCGGAACGCCCTCGAACTCGACGTCGAGCTCGCGATCGCTCGGTTCGGACGGGAGTTCGAGTGTACGATGCCGGAGTTCGTCGAAACCGACGACAGCGCTGGGAGTCCCGGCCGTGTTGGCTTCGCGATCGACGGCGGCCGCTCGCCGCTGCTCGACGAACCCCTCGAGGAGATCGATCCCGTCGACTACGAGGTGGCGGACGTGGCGCTGCTGTCGGGCGTCAACAGCGGTGGGAAGACCTCGATGCTGGACCTGGTGGCGAGCGTGGTCGTGTTGGCCCACATGGGCCTTCCAGTCCCCGCCGAACGGGTCCGATTGCGCCGGTTCGACGATCTGCACTACCACGCCAAAACGCAGGGAACGCTGGACGCGGGCGCGTTCGAGTCGACGGTGCGGGAGTTCGCCGACCTCGCCCAGGGCGGCGAGGGCTCGCTCGTGCTGGTCGACGAACTCGAGAGCATCACCGAACCCGGTGCGTCGGCGAAGATCATCGCCGGCATTCTCGAGGCGCTCTCCGAAAACGGTGCGACGGCGGTGTTCGTCTCCCACCTGGCCGGCGAGATCCGCGAGATGGCCGACTACGACGTGACCGTCGACGGGATCGAAGCGGTCGGACTCGTCGACGGGGACCTCGAGGTGAACCGGTCGCCGGTCAAGGATCACCTCGCCCGATCGACGCCGGAACTGATCGTCGAGAAACTGGCGACCGAAGCCGGCGGGGCGGTGGCGGCCAACGGCGGGTCCGCGGCGGCGGGCGACACCGAGCCGATATTCTACGATCGGCTCCTCGAGAAATTCGAGTGA
- a CDS encoding MFS transporter — translation MIDRKWINLLLATAMFNLGFVIWFSFAPFTGEIADEYGLSVTQLGLVSSAAVIAVPLGRIIIGPLTDKFGAPVTAGFTLVIVGIFSIISAFAPNYEIFTVSRVIASLAGITFVIGIQHVSQWFEEENLGLAEGVFAGVGNAGAGLGAYFTLPRLFGEGYSDPLFAANWRAAFFYTGVLAIVLGIVYFVVGDAAKTEARRQATKQGVSRQQWLYIATRHGAVVLSAAYVMTFGLEVAMNGWLGTYYREGFGQGDLVIAATFAATFSIAAGLLRPLGGYISDVVARKEVELLPWFGGRYREQWTYATMTFVVLALFGMTAAGLTGNIYIAVVAGFLVGVGCAFSEGAIFAQVPAMFPNNSGTVAGIVGGIGTVGGSVYPLLFAAPFLPNLHAGYAVVALTMIPILVLTAWVFQPHIAENATEDGWVVSENPAATSAGGAPSDD, via the coding sequence ATGATCGACCGCAAGTGGATCAACCTGCTGCTCGCGACCGCGATGTTCAACCTCGGATTCGTGATCTGGTTCTCGTTTGCTCCGTTTACGGGCGAGATTGCGGACGAATACGGACTCTCGGTGACCCAACTCGGTCTGGTCTCGAGTGCGGCCGTCATCGCGGTTCCGCTCGGCCGGATCATCATCGGGCCGCTTACCGACAAGTTCGGCGCGCCGGTGACGGCCGGGTTCACGCTGGTGATCGTCGGGATCTTCTCGATCATCAGCGCGTTCGCGCCGAACTACGAGATTTTCACCGTCTCTCGAGTCATCGCCTCGTTGGCGGGGATCACCTTCGTCATCGGCATCCAACACGTCTCCCAGTGGTTCGAAGAGGAGAACCTGGGACTGGCGGAAGGCGTCTTCGCCGGCGTCGGCAACGCCGGCGCGGGGCTCGGCGCGTACTTTACGCTGCCGCGGCTCTTCGGTGAGGGGTACAGCGATCCGCTCTTCGCCGCGAACTGGCGAGCCGCCTTCTTCTACACGGGCGTTCTGGCGATCGTTCTCGGTATCGTTTACTTCGTCGTCGGAGATGCCGCCAAAACCGAAGCGCGACGTCAGGCCACGAAACAGGGAGTCAGCAGGCAACAGTGGCTCTACATCGCCACCCGCCACGGCGCGGTCGTGCTCTCGGCGGCGTACGTCATGACCTTCGGCCTCGAGGTCGCGATGAACGGCTGGTTGGGTACGTACTACCGCGAAGGGTTCGGTCAGGGCGACCTCGTGATCGCGGCGACGTTCGCGGCGACGTTTTCGATCGCAGCCGGATTGCTCCGTCCGCTCGGCGGCTACATCAGCGACGTGGTGGCGCGCAAGGAGGTGGAGCTCCTTCCGTGGTTCGGAGGACGGTACCGCGAGCAGTGGACGTACGCGACGATGACGTTCGTCGTGCTCGCCTTATTCGGGATGACGGCCGCCGGATTGACCGGAAACATCTACATCGCGGTGGTCGCCGGCTTCCTCGTCGGCGTGGGCTGTGCGTTCTCCGAAGGGGCGATCTTCGCGCAGGTTCCCGCCATGTTCCCGAACAACTCGGGAACCGTCGCCGGCATCGTCGGCGGCATCGGCACCGTCGGCGGGTCGGTCTACCCGCTGTTGTTCGCCGCGCCGTTCCTCCCGAACCTGCACGCGGGCTACGCCGTCGTCGCGCTCACCATGATCCCGATTCTGGTGTTGACCGCCTGGGTGTTCCAGCCCCACATCGCCGAGAACGCGACCGAAGACGGCTGGGTCGTCTCCGAGAACCCGGCCGCTACCAGCGCCGGCGGTGCACCGAGCGACGACTGA
- a CDS encoding non-histone chromosomal MC1 family protein, translated as MVREDGKRNFALRESGDESSVFSGNTPRQAALKAARRLEPGSSEDEADRVELKLREKGTDKVHIYDGWAWEETAPDDKPDWMPSEITEANVSKKGIEHLEE; from the coding sequence ATGGTACGCGAAGACGGTAAACGAAACTTTGCACTGCGCGAGTCGGGCGACGAATCGAGCGTCTTTTCGGGAAACACACCCCGTCAGGCTGCCCTCAAGGCGGCCCGACGACTCGAGCCGGGTTCGAGTGAAGACGAGGCAGACCGCGTCGAACTCAAACTGCGGGAGAAAGGCACCGACAAGGTTCACATCTACGACGGCTGGGCGTGGGAAGAGACTGCGCCCGACGACAAGCCCGACTGGATGCCGAGCGAAATTACGGAGGCGAACGTCTCGAAGAAAGGGATCGAACACCTCGAAGAGTAA
- a CDS encoding DUF7551 domain-containing protein, with protein MVGATLGDIRRYIESLASDSGSYYLVCGRTGEHPVPAAGLAFECRSTARAAARATEQYRAALRRYDPRLPFYDVIVCHHIANEATTEDREQPASPVADARDDPATAAHASDDQTVINFCHTVAGAVFETVAESPHDGLEDAIMDTYFEVAETIEGPDELCLRLLESMATEIDTRLEAEEQLDVLLAAAQRLPSQPSGGDPLESVLSELESVALLGTYTVDSRSTDSATGTRSWTVTLDEYALGRSGERVVTLPIVLELFRRFPTRELSLVAADSPATRSTSWRMTVTTAPTDSPDGLVRVSELSHP; from the coding sequence ATGGTTGGCGCGACACTCGGCGACATCAGACGGTATATCGAGTCGCTCGCGAGCGATTCGGGGTCGTACTATCTCGTCTGCGGGCGAACCGGCGAACACCCGGTTCCCGCCGCGGGACTGGCCTTCGAGTGCCGTTCGACGGCTCGAGCGGCCGCACGGGCGACCGAACAGTATCGAGCGGCGCTCCGCCGATACGATCCCCGCCTTCCCTTCTACGACGTGATCGTCTGCCATCACATCGCGAACGAGGCGACGACCGAGGACCGAGAACAACCGGCGTCTCCGGTCGCCGACGCGCGCGATGACCCGGCGACCGCGGCGCACGCGTCCGACGACCAGACGGTGATCAACTTCTGTCACACCGTCGCCGGTGCCGTCTTCGAGACAGTCGCCGAGTCGCCCCACGACGGCCTCGAGGACGCGATCATGGACACCTATTTCGAGGTCGCCGAAACGATCGAGGGGCCGGACGAACTCTGTCTCCGCCTGCTCGAGAGTATGGCGACCGAGATCGATACCCGACTCGAGGCCGAGGAGCAACTCGACGTCCTCCTGGCGGCCGCTCAGCGGCTTCCGTCGCAGCCGTCGGGTGGCGATCCCCTCGAGTCGGTGTTATCCGAACTGGAGTCCGTCGCGCTGTTGGGGACGTACACGGTCGACTCTCGCTCGACCGATTCGGCGACCGGAACGCGGTCGTGGACCGTGACGCTCGACGAGTACGCGCTCGGCCGCTCGGGGGAGCGCGTCGTGACCCTGCCGATCGTCCTCGAACTGTTCCGCCGGTTCCCGACCCGGGAACTCTCCCTCGTTGCAGCCGATTCGCCGGCCACCCGCTCGACGTCGTGGCGAATGACGGTCACGACTGCGCCAACCGACAGTCCGGACGGGCTGGTACGCGTTTCCGAACTCTCCCACCCATGA
- a CDS encoding DUF7260 family protein, whose protein sequence is MSITTHVHEALERVDTEREEVAETVTAVDRFARRVDEIRPVSPIKPTGGGYAADGGVVAAATRSRPRPPTNRCQDVRELFAETIYATSTDADVDRADSLQTTISDELGQEIALLLSPETDRQFTPDVKGAVLTVTRKRRAELKAIDEALSTEADSLRSAVTALETVTDWLTRVNEIPLSELGFDDLRSRHEALSSHRDRCRQALQDRQAVLHGTTKHHAAAGVPHQSLVSSLYRPFPTAYPVVVTLCRLEECCADCQRTVRDHLTRRA, encoded by the coding sequence ATGAGCATCACGACCCACGTCCACGAGGCCCTCGAGCGTGTCGACACGGAGCGAGAGGAGGTTGCCGAGACGGTGACCGCCGTCGACAGGTTCGCGCGACGAGTCGATGAGATCCGGCCAGTATCGCCGATCAAACCGACGGGAGGCGGCTACGCTGCCGATGGAGGCGTAGTCGCCGCGGCGACGCGGTCTCGGCCCCGCCCACCGACGAATCGTTGCCAGGACGTCCGTGAGCTGTTCGCCGAGACGATCTACGCCACCAGTACCGACGCCGATGTCGATCGCGCCGACTCGCTGCAGACGACGATCAGCGACGAACTCGGGCAGGAGATCGCGCTCCTCCTGTCCCCGGAGACCGACCGCCAGTTCACCCCCGACGTGAAAGGCGCTGTGCTCACCGTGACGCGAAAGCGACGCGCCGAACTGAAGGCGATAGACGAGGCGCTGTCGACGGAAGCCGACTCCCTTCGCTCGGCCGTGACCGCCCTCGAGACGGTTACGGACTGGCTCACCCGGGTCAACGAGATTCCGCTGTCGGAACTCGGATTCGACGACCTGCGATCGCGACACGAGGCCCTCTCGAGCCATCGCGATCGGTGTCGGCAAGCGCTGCAGGACCGTCAGGCGGTCCTGCACGGAACGACGAAGCACCACGCCGCTGCCGGCGTTCCCCACCAGTCGCTCGTCTCGTCGCTCTACCGGCCCTTCCCGACGGCATACCCGGTTGTGGTGACGTTGTGTCGACTCGAGGAGTGCTGTGCGGACTGTCAGCGAACCGTTCGGGACCATCTTACTCGACGCGCCTGA